In a genomic window of Drosophila takahashii strain IR98-3 E-12201 chromosome 3L, DtakHiC1v2, whole genome shotgun sequence:
- the LOC108056293 gene encoding uncharacterized protein yields the protein MKCVRFSLLLIGLLAAPAAWARVPYPEVELPPIVQEDGIFERVAVAPRAGACSVTIRGGLPSPQPVYLKTDSEDFYPFSDVGVMEFETGGSLQLWCASGFNSHSQTLLTASCVSGTTFSVDGSHFDFKDLYCKSWPGFKAVKSGATCNGGIVIRVGFEITSSRFAEQMQICFNEEEEVTRYTRHKLEPGSNYYETGVARITFQTAGYFNGKNVDKLYTQATQLETINNDLGGDAAQYFDSATNVYLARGHLGAKADFDYAPEQRATFLFINAAPQWQTFNAGNWARVEDGLRAWVSKNKLNVNCYTGVYGVTTLPNKQGVETPLYLAKDGNNNGLIPVPKLYFRVVIDPSSHKGIVFVGVNNPHLSEEQIKRDYIICTDVSDQVTYINWKTTDIKAGWSYACEVADFLKTVKHLPALTAKGGLLV from the exons ATGAAGTGCGTCCGATTCTCATTGCTGTTGATTGGCCTTCTGGCGGCTCCTGCTGCCTGGGCTCGAGTTCCCTATCCGGAGGTGGAGCTTCCTCCAATTGTCCAGGAGGATGGGATCTTCGAACGGGTCGCTGTGGCGCCTCGTGCAGGAG CCTGCAGTGTCACCATTCGCGGAGGACTTCCCAGTCCGCAGCCCGTGTATCTGAAAACCGACTCCGAGGACTTCTATCCCTTCTCCGATGTGGGTGTGATGGAGTTCGAGACGGGTGGCTCACTGCAGCTGTGGTGTGCCTCCGGATTCAACTCCCATTCCCAGACCCTGCTCACCGCTAGCTGTGTGAGTGGCACCACCTTCAGCGTGGACGGATCCCACTTTGATTTCAAGGACTTGTATTGCAAATCCTGGCCGGGATTCAAGGCTGTCAAGTCGGGAGCCACCTGCAACGGCGGCATTGTGATCCGCGTTGGCTTCGAGATCACTTCCTCCAGGTTTGCCGAGCAGATGCAGATTTGCTTCAACGAAGAGGAGGAAGTCACTCGCTACACTCGCCACAAGTTGGAACCGGGCAGCAATTACTACGAGACGGGAGTGGCCAGGATAACCTTCCAAACGGCTGGCTACTTCAATGGAAAGAATGTGGACAAACTGTACACCCAAGCCACTCAGCTGGAGACGATCAACAATGATCTGGGCGGCGATGCGGCCCAGTATTTCGACAGTGCCACCAATGTTTACCTGGCCCGTGGTCACCTGGGTGCCAAGGCCGACTTCGACTACGCCCCCGAGCAGAGGGCCACCTTCCTGTTCATCAATGCCGCTCCCCAGTGGCAGACCTTTAATGCCGGCAATTGGGCTCGCGTCGAGGATGGTCTGAGGGCCTGGGTGTCCAAGAACAAGTTGAATGTGAACTGCTACACCGGTGTCTACGGCGTGACAACCCTGCCCAATAAGCAGGGAGTGGAGACCCCACTGTATCTGGCCAAGgatggcaacaacaatggcctGATCCCCGTACCCAAGCTGTACTTCCGCGTGGTCATCGATCCCTCCTCCCACAAGGGTATTGTCTTTGTGGGCGTCAACAATCCCCATCTCAGCGAGGAACAAATCAAGCGGGACTACATCATCTGCACGGATGTCAGCGATCAGGTGACCTATATCAACTGGAAGACCACCGACATCAAGGCTGGCTGGTCCTACGCCTGTGAGGTCGCCGATTTCCTGAAGACCGTCAAGCATCTGCCCGCCTTGACCGCCAAGGGAGGTCTCCTCGTTTAA
- the LOC108056296 gene encoding uncharacterized protein yields MKCVRFSLLLIGLLAAPAAWARVPYPEVELPPIVQEDGIFERVAVAPRAGACSVTIRGGLPSPQPVYLKTDSEDFYPFSDVGVMEFETGGSFQLWCASGFNSHSQTLLTASCVSGTTFSVNGSHFNFKDLYCKSWPGFKAVKSGDTCNGGIVIRVGFEITSSRFAEQMKICFNEEEEVTRYTRHKLKPGSNYYETRVGRMTFQTAGYFNKKNVERLYTQVTQLETINKDLGGDAAQYFDSATNVFLARGHLAAKADFNYGTEQRATFLFINAAPQWQTFNAGNWMRVEDGLRVWVSKNKLNVNCYTGVYGVTTLPNKQGVETPLYLAKDDKNNGLIPVPKLFFRVVIDPSSRRGIVFLGVNNPHLSEEQIKRDYIICTDVSDQVTYINWKTTDIKAGWSYACSVADFRKTVKHIPALTARGGLLV; encoded by the exons ATGAAGTGCGTCCGATTCTCATTGCTGTTAATTGGCCTTTTGGCGGCTCCTGCTGCCTGGGCTCGAGTTCCCTATCCGGAGGTGGAGCTTCCTCCAATTGTCCAGGAGGATGGGATCTTCGAACGGGTCGCTGTGGCGCCTCGTGCAGGAG CCTGCAGTGTGACCATTCGCGGTGGTCTTCCCAGTCCGCAGCCCGTGTACCTGAAAACCGACTCCGAGGACTTCTATCCCTTCTCCGATGTGGGTGTGATGGAGTTCGAGACGGGTGGCTCCTTCCAGCTGTGGTGTGCCTCCGGATTCAACTCCCATTCCCAGACCCTGCTCACTGCTAGCTGTGTAAGTGGCACCACCTTCAGCGTGAACGGATCCCACTTTAATTTCAAGGACCTGTACTGCAAGTCCTGGCCGGGATTCAAGGCTGTCAAGTCGGGAGATACCTGCAACGGCGGCATTGTGATCCGCGTTGGCTTCGAGATCACCTCCTCCAGGTTTGCCGAGCAGATGAAGATTTGCTTCAACGAAGAGGAGGAGGTTACTCGCTACACTCGCCACAAGTTGAAACCGGGCAGCAATTACTACGAGACACGTGTGGGCAGGATGACCTTCCAAACGGCTGGCTACTTCAATAAAAAGAATGTGGAAAGGCTGTACACCCAAGTCACACAGCTGGAGACGATCAACAAGGATCTTGGCGGCGATGCTGCCCAGTACTTCGACAGTGCCACCAACGTTTTCCTGGCCCGTGGTCACCTGGCTGCCAAGGCCGACTTCAACTACGGTACCGAGCAGAGGGCCACCTTCCTGTTCATCAATGCCGCTCCCCAGTGGCAGACCTTCAATGCCGGCAATTGGATGCGTGTCGAGGATGGTCTGAGGGTCTGGGTGTCCAAGAACAAGTTGAATGTGAACTGCTACACCGGTGTCTACGGCGTGACCACCCTGCCCAATAAGCAGGGTGTGGAGACCCCACTGTATCTGGCCAAGGATGACAAAAACAATGGCTTGATCCCTGTGCCCAAGTTGTTCTTCCGCGTGGTCATTGATCCCTCTTCCCGCAGGGGTATTGTCTTTTTGGGCGTCAACAATCCCCATCTCAGCGAGGAACAAATCAAGCGGGACTACATCATATGCACGGATGTCAGCGATCAGGTGACCTATATCAACTGGAAGACCACCGACATCAAGGCTGGCTGGTCCTACGCCTGTTCGGTCGCCGATTTCCGGAAGACCGTCAAGCATATTCCCGCCTTGACCGCCAGGGGAGGTCTCCTCGTTTAA
- the LOC123002992 gene encoding E3 SUMO-protein ligase ZBED1-like has protein sequence MEKFLAVSKENDSQEKGKPRASDVWKRFQKIDKTTAKCLLCNKQYKTSNNTSNLRDHLRRKHAYCEDQSLLEPEISESTTPSHYEQDSPRKIEIDNAVMNLIVSDMQPFRIVEETGFKKLIQLTRYLMRGTDQAGLHHLHGHQRSGDLYQLEDHRHQGWLVLCL, from the exons atggaGAAGTTTTTAGCTGTTTCCAAAGAAAATG ACTCTCAAGAAAAAGGGAAACCGAGAGCTTCCGATGTATGGAAGAGGTTCCAAAAAATCGACAAGACGACCGCAAAATGTCTTTTGTGCAACAAGCAATATAAGACCAGCAACAACACCTCAAACCTAAGGGATCATCTCAGAAGGAAGCATGCTTACTGCGAAGATCAGTCTTTGCTTGAGCCGGAAATAAGCGAGAGTACTACACCCTCGCACTATGAGCAGGACTCTCCCCGGAAGATTGAAATTGACAACGCTGTGATGAACTTAATTGTATCAGACATGCAACCTTTTCGGATTGTAGAAGAAAccggatttaaaaaattg ATTCAATTAACAAGGTACTTGATGAGAGGAACAGATCAAGCGGGACTACATCATCTGCACGGACATCAGCGATCAGGTGACCTATATCAACTGGAAGACCACCGACATCAAGGCTGGCTGGTCCTATGCCTGTGA
- the LOC108056300 gene encoding trypsin-2 isoform X1 — MLLVKYSVSRKLCSVLLFLILLLPSYDAGYPIGSHFIRRRAKRLSSPYFDEQKTLILAKYVVSIRSRTPRKFFGDNHFCGGVIISRTYIMTSAHCAMDKRKIIHRSRVLLIVAGTVNRLKYRSGLTVHIPVKKIFVPEEFTVHNTNNLALMMLAKKLPLDNPRVGVINLPTADPEPGVNYTVLGWGRVFKGGPMASNILHIDVELLPREICEKKLHTFKQEMMCAGNLNNSLDENPCAGDTGSPLILNNTVFGVVTYRIGCGSRSLPSVYTNVFVHLNWIKEIMAKNQGNRMEYTLHFLITTIGILVVNKILKSCGLY, encoded by the exons ATGTTACTAGTGAAATATTCCGTATCCCGAAAATTGTGCAGTGTCTTGCTGTTTCTCATACTGCTTCTGCCGTCCTATGACGCTGGTTATCCGATCGGAAGTCACTTTATCCGCCGGCGGGCTAAACGCCTATCAAGTCCCTATTTCGACGAGCAGAAAACCCTGATACTGGCAAAATATGTGGTCTCAATTCGATCTCGAACGCCTCGAAAATTCTTTGGGGACAATCACTTTTGCGGTGGTGTCATCATTTCGAGAACCTACATCATGACCTCCGCCCACTGCGCCATGGA CAAACGAAAGATCATACATCGCAGTCGGGTCTTGCTCATTGTGGCTGGAACCGTAAATCGTTTGAAATACCGGTCGGGTCTTACGGTGCACATTCCAGTGAAGAAGATCTTCGTACCCGAGGAATTCACAGTCCACAACACGAACAACCTTGCGCTGATGATGCTGGCCAAGAAACTGCCCTTGGACAATCCGCGTGTGGGTGTGATCAATCTGCCCACGGCTGACCCGGAACCGGGTGTCAATTACACGGTTCTGGGCTGGGGACGGGTCTTTAAA GGCGGTCCCATGGCCTCCAACATCCTGCACATTGACGTGGAGCTGTTGCCCCGGGAGATCTGTGAGAAGAAGCTTCACACCTTCAAGCAGGAGATGATGTGTGCCGGAAACCTCAACAACAGCCTGGACGAGAACCCGTGTGCCGGTGACACCGGAAGTCCCCTGATCCTGAACAACACTGTCTTTGGGGTGGTGACCTATCGGATAGGGTGTGGATCCAGAAGCCTACCCTCGGTGTACACCAACGTCTTCGTCCATTTGAACTGGATCAAGGAGATTATGGCCAAGAATCAAGGAAATCGCATGGAATACACACTCCATTTTCTAATAACCACCATTGGCATACTCgtggtaaataaaattctgaaaagTTGTGGACTTTATTAG
- the LOC108056300 gene encoding uncharacterized protein isoform X2: MLLVKYSVSRKLCSVLLFLILLLPSYDAGYPIGSHFIRRRAKRLSSPYFDEQKTLILAKYVVSIRSRTPRKFFGDNHFCGGVIISRTYIMTSAHCAME; the protein is encoded by the coding sequence ATGTTACTAGTGAAATATTCCGTATCCCGAAAATTGTGCAGTGTCTTGCTGTTTCTCATACTGCTTCTGCCGTCCTATGACGCTGGTTATCCGATCGGAAGTCACTTTATCCGCCGGCGGGCTAAACGCCTATCAAGTCCCTATTTCGACGAGCAGAAAACCCTGATACTGGCAAAATATGTGGTCTCAATTCGATCTCGAACGCCTCGAAAATTCTTTGGGGACAATCACTTTTGCGGTGGTGTCATCATTTCGAGAACCTACATCATGACCTCCGCCCACTGCGCCATGGAGTAG
- the LOC108056320 gene encoding uncharacterized protein: protein MKGLVLIALSGLFLASAQARILPKEDLLWELPAVPEVVNEIEPRAAGCSIKIRSSELKDPQPLLIKSGTSEIAGFSDTGYVDVDKDKTIEFHCTSSLASPLSGKSVTAKCVGGTTFKIDDKEHDLSAIKCTSWPAFVGKKSGSSCNGGTTLIKVGFELSGSRFATQYEVCFNEDEEVTRYVYHRLEPGNNYYATGVDRITFGAGGYFAGKNVDKLYTQAVQKETIDKELDMDSAHYFDSAKNIFLARGHMGAKADFVFAPEQRATFLFINAAPQWQTFNAGNWARVEDGVRAWVAKEKKHVECWTGVWGVTTLANKHGEQKQLYLSHDHNGNGLIPVPKLYFRVVIEPSSRKGIVLIGVNNPHLSLEEIKRDYIVCSDVSDRINWISWKKTDITAGYSYACEVAEFRKKVTHLPEFSVSGLLV from the exons ATGAAGGGTCTAGTGTTGATTGCCTTGAGTGGCCTCTTCTTGGCCAGTGCCCAGGCCAGGATCCTGCCGAAGGAGGATCTCCTCTGGGAGTTGCCTGCCGTTCCGGAAGTGGTTAACGAGATTGAGCCCAGAGCAG CTGGTTGCTCCATTAAGATCCGTAGTTCTGAGCTGAAGGATCCCCAGCCTCTGCTGATCAAGTCGGGAACTTCGGAGATCGCTGGCTTCTCGGACACCGGTTATGTGGATGTGGACAAGGACAAGACCATCGAGTTCCACTGCACCAGTAGCCTGGCCTCTCCGCTGTCTGGAAAATCGGTGACCGCCAAGTGTGTGGGTGGCACCACCTTCAAGATCGACGACAAGGAGCACGACCTGTCCGCCATCAAGTGCACATCCTGGCCAGCTTTTGTGGGCAAGAAGTCGGGTTCCAGCTGCAATGGCGGCACcaccctgatcaaggtgggCTTTGAGCTCTCCGGCTCGCGATTCGCCACCCAGTACGAGGTGTGCTTcaacgaggacgaggaggtgACCCGGTATGTGTACCATCGTCTGGAGCCGGGAAACAACTACTATGCCACTGGAGTGGATCGAATCACCTTCGGTGCTGGCGGTTATTTTGCGGGTAAAAATGTGGACAAGCTGTACACGCAAGCGGTGCAGAAGGAGACCATCGACAAGGAGTTGGACATGGACTCTGCTCACTACTTCGACTCGGCCAAGAACATTTTCCTGGCCCGCGGTCACATGGGTGCCAAGGCTGACTTCGTGTTTGCCCCGGAGCAGAGGGCCACCTTCCTGTTCATCAACGCTGCTCCCCAGTGGCAGACCTTCAATGCCGGCAACTGGGCTCGCGTGGAGGACGGAGTCCGTGCCTGGGTGGCCAAGGAGAAGAAGCATGTGGAGTGCTGGACGGGAGTCTGGGGAGTGACCACTTTGGCCAACAAGCACGGAGAGCAGAAGCAGCTGTATCTGTCGCACGATCACAATGGCAACGGCCTGATCCCAGTGCCCAAATTGTACTTCCGAGTGGTCATCGAGCCCTCGTCGAGGAAGGGCATCGTTCTGATCGGCGTGAATAATCCCCATTTGAGTCTGGAGGAGATCAAGCGAGACTATATCGTCTGCTCGGACGTCAGCGACAGGATCAACTGGATCAGCTGGAAGAAGACGGACATCACCGCTGGCTATTCGTACGCCTGCGAGGTCGCCGAGTTCCGCAAGAAGGTTACTCACCTGCCCGAGTTCTCTGTCTCTGGTTTGTTGGTCTAA